The following are from one region of the Anaeropeptidivorans aminofermentans genome:
- a CDS encoding DUF5717 family protein — MDFKEQFEGPLPIINKDTKKIYIETSNSCEGSIIIKNSGGGTIAGRIMSNSRFISFEPEEFNGNNSKIMFYINLNTYGSKYANEVKIAPNINSEEILKSTAVIMSNGGEHKIEFTIKVVPCSIETEEKISISSLKDFYGYFRKYPSKAEALFYKREFMSWLKAIGYENMDLYEKFLLDTNKERALDNFLIANKLKHRASVDFENRLISVIVPAFNDDIYTGLIKLKKTGSGYIEEEIKNISPWFSLGKKTVLSSDFDNEGTAYINYAIDPLKFSRKVNFDKVFLSDKVLEVKAVKLSFIDAQLERTYLSFKDSSNILIINNANEKLTVDITPKDSFIKLEGKRYYINETALIPFTIDIPKLLQAQLSLKKQPTLESSLYIESVYKKRQFSKLLKLTIGGF, encoded by the coding sequence ATGGATTTTAAAGAGCAGTTTGAAGGACCGTTGCCAATTATTAATAAAGACACGAAAAAGATTTATATTGAAACTTCTAACAGCTGCGAAGGAAGCATTATTATAAAAAACAGCGGTGGCGGAACAATAGCCGGCAGGATTATGTCCAACAGCCGGTTTATAAGCTTTGAGCCGGAAGAATTTAACGGAAATAACTCAAAAATAATGTTTTATATCAATTTAAATACATATGGCTCCAAATATGCTAACGAAGTTAAAATAGCCCCGAATATAAATTCCGAAGAAATACTGAAATCAACCGCCGTTATTATGTCAAACGGCGGCGAGCATAAAATTGAATTTACCATAAAGGTAGTTCCTTGTTCTATTGAAACAGAGGAAAAAATAAGTATTTCTTCTTTAAAGGATTTTTATGGTTATTTCAGGAAATATCCTTCAAAAGCTGAGGCCTTATTTTATAAAAGAGAATTTATGTCATGGCTTAAAGCCATAGGATATGAAAATATGGACTTATATGAAAAGTTCCTGCTTGATACAAATAAGGAAAGGGCTTTGGATAATTTTTTAATTGCCAATAAACTGAAGCACAGAGCCTCCGTAGATTTTGAAAACAGGCTTATTTCTGTTATTGTCCCTGCTTTTAATGACGATATATATACAGGGCTCATTAAGCTAAAAAAGACAGGATCTGGCTATATTGAAGAAGAAATTAAAAATATATCCCCGTGGTTTTCTCTCGGCAAAAAGACTGTTCTTTCATCAGATTTTGACAATGAAGGCACGGCATATATAAATTATGCCATAGACCCTTTGAAATTCAGCAGAAAAGTCAATTTTGATAAGGTGTTTCTGTCGGACAAAGTTCTTGAGGTGAAGGCCGTTAAGCTTAGCTTTATAGATGCCCAATTGGAAAGAACATACCTTTCTTTTAAGGATAGTTCAAATATTTTAATTATAAATAATGCAAATGAGAAGCTTACTGTAGATATAACCCCTAAAGACAGCTTTATTAAGCTTGAAGGAAAGAGATATTATATAAACGAAACAGCTCTTATTCCTTTTACTATAGATATCCCAAAGCTTTTGCAGGCCCAGTTAAGCCTTAAAAAGCAGCCTACGCTGGAAAGTTCGTTATATATAGAGTCCGTATATAAAAAAAGACAATTTTCCAAGCTTCTGAAATTAACCATAGGTGGTTTTTAA
- a CDS encoding DUF5717 family protein, which produces MKTIEKKIIGMEELLLKKPNYKNAIATSLRYYSSYLLGNISFLSKALRAVASALATNPSSVHLFLLDIFYNIEINNLDTAEETLNSFKSYRTYYKNSGSDIYGIYIYLNSLLLIKQGKTKKAQKTMKQLKELGNKGYIYDLLMGDLYLRLELFDEAMEFLGLSYTKGGRSFFMYYALHNMSKEGTLFKNELLFNNYLKWALSQGILKDYVIEDNRLIAVKEIKKDLSLYKEIYNLFNIDWLLIEICKCHIENSDFSYDAYLFYKKAESKQLSFKGLSKALVKASALNDEEDISLYIMSDLIENYLIDTDILPYVYHQLITKKKFSFLINEYKLNMEIIRFALNNIKTNKSRYYLSIYHYCLDSIRNRYKDIAKETETILYENLFLYEGKFEDLSEGFVWVSEKEISYMDIYKIENGKCMIKSPTGNFKYIVMDSSNKKIINYKATFKRQLETAGPKLYTDFLSRGYEDLNIYLALSDYYINLEKTNEDYSLILNKTLSFPELSPVFRMQVSAALGNLLFLKNDYDAALQYFKDIDENYISEKHMESMLNVFINAGDYTNAIRIINKKREFISDRALFIALKEISKKENLRQFVANPAYELLMNNYYDRNLLDIVLDYYRGSQEEWLQLSSTLLSLSADNRRLDEIILENSIWMHDFSPDSQEVFIRMYKLDKENELVKKYIYFACYEMLINLVKPEYETLSILEKVEMEAEDSLLSYSLSRIYLHFGMRSFHSEEIMKRAMEYMEFDNIIIPEFKNIKDKTLRNAYIEKNQPFIYKCSSNKKVFLYYKLEEDSEYKSIEMDYKIFGIFSTVLPLFYNEKISFYFSEQISTGSIDTKEEHFINNRAGIKENTSDTYFLINNAIIYDQMFKYDEAEKIINDLLSEKQSIIGNII; this is translated from the coding sequence ATGAAAACGATTGAAAAAAAAATAATAGGTATGGAAGAGCTGCTTCTTAAAAAGCCCAATTATAAAAATGCCATAGCTACTTCCTTAAGATATTACAGCAGTTATTTACTGGGAAATATTTCCTTTTTGTCTAAGGCATTAAGAGCAGTAGCATCAGCTCTTGCAACAAATCCCTCATCAGTACATCTTTTTTTACTTGATATATTTTATAATATCGAGATTAATAATCTTGATACTGCTGAAGAAACTTTAAATTCTTTTAAATCTTATAGAACATATTATAAAAACAGCGGCAGCGACATTTATGGAATATATATATACCTTAACTCACTTCTGCTGATAAAGCAGGGCAAAACTAAAAAAGCTCAAAAGACTATGAAACAGCTTAAGGAGCTTGGAAATAAAGGATATATATATGATTTGCTTATGGGAGACTTGTATTTAAGGCTTGAACTTTTTGATGAAGCCATGGAGTTTCTTGGGCTTTCCTATACAAAAGGCGGCCGTTCTTTTTTCATGTATTATGCTTTGCACAATATGTCCAAAGAAGGTACTTTATTTAAAAATGAGCTTCTTTTTAACAATTATCTTAAATGGGCTTTATCCCAAGGGATACTTAAGGATTATGTTATTGAAGACAACCGATTAATAGCTGTAAAAGAAATTAAAAAGGATTTATCCTTATATAAAGAAATATATAATTTATTTAATATTGATTGGCTCCTTATAGAAATTTGTAAATGCCATATAGAAAATTCCGACTTTTCTTACGATGCTTATCTGTTTTATAAAAAGGCTGAATCAAAACAGCTTTCTTTTAAAGGCCTTTCAAAGGCCCTCGTGAAGGCTTCCGCATTGAACGATGAAGAAGACATAAGCCTCTATATTATGAGCGACCTGATAGAAAATTATTTAATAGACACGGATATTCTTCCTTATGTTTACCATCAGCTGATTACGAAAAAGAAATTCAGCTTTCTTATAAATGAATATAAGCTTAATATGGAAATTATCCGCTTCGCCCTAAACAATATAAAAACAAATAAAAGCAGATATTATTTAAGCATATATCATTACTGTTTAGACAGCATAAGAAACCGTTATAAAGATATTGCCAAAGAAACAGAAACCATTTTATATGAAAATCTTTTTCTTTATGAAGGCAAGTTTGAAGACCTTTCAGAAGGTTTTGTTTGGGTATCTGAAAAAGAAATTTCTTATATGGATATATATAAAATCGAAAACGGCAAATGCATGATAAAATCTCCTACAGGTAATTTCAAATACATTGTTATGGATAGCAGCAACAAAAAAATTATAAATTACAAGGCCACTTTCAAAAGGCAATTGGAAACCGCCGGTCCCAAGCTTTATACGGACTTTCTTTCAAGAGGCTATGAAGACCTTAATATATATCTTGCGCTTTCGGATTATTATATCAATCTTGAAAAAACCAACGAGGATTATTCTTTAATATTAAATAAAACCTTAAGCTTTCCCGAGCTATCGCCTGTATTTAGAATGCAGGTAAGCGCTGCTTTAGGAAATCTTCTTTTTCTAAAAAATGATTACGATGCTGCTTTACAGTATTTCAAAGATATAGATGAAAATTATATCAGCGAAAAGCATATGGAAAGTATGCTGAATGTTTTTATAAACGCCGGGGACTATACCAATGCCATCAGAATCATCAATAAAAAAAGAGAATTTATTTCCGACAGGGCATTATTTATTGCCCTTAAAGAAATATCCAAGAAGGAAAATTTAAGGCAGTTCGTAGCAAATCCAGCTTATGAGCTTTTAATGAATAATTATTATGACAGAAATCTTTTGGATATTGTTCTTGATTATTATAGGGGAAGCCAGGAAGAATGGCTGCAATTAAGCAGTACGCTTTTAAGCCTTTCTGCAGATAATAGAAGGCTTGATGAAATTATCCTTGAAAACAGTATATGGATGCATGACTTTTCTCCTGATTCTCAAGAAGTTTTTATTAGAATGTATAAGTTGGATAAAGAAAATGAGCTGGTTAAAAAATATATTTATTTTGCCTGTTATGAGATGCTTATAAATCTAGTAAAACCTGAATATGAGACCCTTTCTATCCTTGAAAAAGTAGAGATGGAAGCAGAGGATAGCCTTCTTTCCTACAGCCTTTCAAGAATCTACCTCCATTTTGGAATGAGAAGTTTCCATTCTGAAGAAATAATGAAAAGAGCAATGGAATATATGGAGTTTGACAACATAATTATTCCGGAGTTTAAAAACATAAAAGACAAAACCTTAAGAAATGCGTATATTGAAAAGAATCAACCCTTTATTTATAAATGCTCGTCTAATAAGAAGGTCTTTTTATATTATAAGCTGGAAGAGGACAGTGAATATAAGTCTATAGAAATGGATTATAAAATATTTGGGATATTTTCTACTGTTTTGCCCTTGTTTTATAACGAAAAAATTTCTTTTTATTTCAGTGAACAAATTTCCACAGGCAGTATAGACACGAAAGAAGAGCATTTTATAAATAATAGGGCAGGCATTAAAGAAAATACAAGTGATACTTATTTTTTGATTAATAATGCCATTATTTATGATCAGATGTTTAAATATGACGAAGCGGAAAAGATCATAAACGATCTTTTAAGTGAAAAGCAATCTATTATCGGAAATATAATCTGA